A genomic region of Rhodospirillaceae bacterium contains the following coding sequences:
- the rpsP gene encoding 30S ribosomal protein S16, whose product MSIRIRLSRGGAKKRPYYRVVIADSRSPRDGRYIERVGTYDPMLPKDSGQRVTLNEERIKYWLGVGAQPSDRVARFLADANMGEKPAIPEQTKQHLPKAKAQERLKEAEEAANAPAEEAPAEETAAEEAPAEEAPAEEAPAEEAPVEEAPAEEAAAEEAPAEEKPAEDAPAEEAAAS is encoded by the coding sequence ATGTCTATTAGAATTCGGCTCTCCAGAGGTGGTGCTAAAAAACGTCCGTACTACCGCGTTGTCATTGCCGACAGCAGAAGCCCCCGCGACGGTCGCTATATCGAACGGGTCGGCACCTATGACCCGATGCTGCCGAAAGACAGCGGTCAGCGGGTGACCCTGAATGAAGAACGCATCAAATACTGGCTCGGCGTTGGTGCCCAGCCGTCCGATCGGGTGGCACGCTTCTTGGCTGATGCAAACATGGGTGAAAAGCCTGCAATCCCTGAGCAGACCAAACAGCACCTGCCCAAAGCCAAAGCGCAGGAACGCCTGAAGGAAGCAGAAGAAGCCGCCAACGCTCCGGCTGAAGAAGCGCCTGCTGAAGAGACTGCCGCTGAGGAAGCGCCTGCCGAAGAAGCGCCTGCCGAAGAAGCACCTGCCGAAGAAGCACCTGTGGAAGAAGCACCTGCGGAAGAGGCAGCTGCTGAGGAAGCGCCTGCTGAAGAAAAACCGGCGGAAGATGCTCCCGCTGAAGAAGCGGCAGCGAGCTAA